In Labrus mixtus chromosome 3, fLabMix1.1, whole genome shotgun sequence, a single window of DNA contains:
- the LOC132968665 gene encoding forkhead box protein Q1-like, producing MKLEVFSAHHFAQKPLELCMDADGGVPSPLSGDELGSDGDCVANSPAPVTQSGDSSKGKPYTRRPKPPYSYIALIAMAIRESSSGRLTLAEINDYLMKKFPFFRGSYTGWRNSVRHNLSLNDCFLKVLRDPSRPWGKDNYWMLNPHSEYTFADGVFRRRRKRIAKRSATKEQESQDLLNEDTRLPVPEERVGVKFSSSFAIDSILSTPFKRREDIHAEAAHPHAPRIYWPPGAHLLPFTLSYPAQHTYLSEGGYSSSSTEPGRDALIYLQQTAPEATLHALKVSSKARAFHIDTLLS from the coding sequence atgaaacttGAAGTTTTCTCTGCGCACCACTTCGCGCAGAAGCCGCTGGAGTTGTGCATGGACGCAGACGGGGGAGTCCCGTCTCCTCTGTCCGGGGACGAGCTGGGGTCTGACGGGGACTGCGTGGCCAACAGCCCGGCACCTGTCACCCAGAGCGGTGACAGCAGCAAGGGGAAGCCATACACCCGCAGACCTAAACCCCCTTACTCCTACATCGCCCTCATCGCCATGGCCATCAGAGAGTCCAGCAGTGGCCGCCTCACGCTGGCAGAGATCAACGACTACCTGATGAAGAAGTTTCCATTCTTCCGCGGTAGCTACACCGGCTGGAGGAACTCTGTGCGCCACAACCTCTCACTTAACGACTGCTTCCTCAAGGTGCTGCGGGACCCGTCCCGGCCCTGGGGAAAGGACAACTACTGGATGCTGAACCCGCACAGCGAGTACACCTTCGCTGACGGGGTGTTCCGGCGCAGGAGGAAGCGCATCGCTAAGAGGAGCGCCACCAAGGAACAGGAGAGCCAGGACCTCCTGAACGAGGACACCCGCCTCCCCGTCCCGGAGGAGAGGGTGGGGGTCAAGTTCTCCAGCTCCTTCGCCATTGACAGCATCCTCAGCACGCCCTTCAAACGGCGGGAGGACATCCACGCTGAGGCGGCACACCCCCACGCCCCCCGGATCTACTGGCCCCCAGGAGCACACCTGTTGCCCTTCACTCTGAGTTATCCTGCACAGCACACGTACCTGTCAGAGGGTGggtacagcagcagcagcacggaGCCAGGGAGGGACGCACTCATATACCTGCAACAGACAGCACCCGAGGCCACTCTGCACGCGCTCAAGGTGTCCAGTAAGGCTCGAGCGTTCCATATAGACACTCTGCTGTCATGA
- the LOC132968681 gene encoding forkhead box protein F2-like, translating to MTTETPQQQLDPPPPLRSSPASGVLHPAMLSPQAASESSSSAIKGKKTSSGLRRPEKPPYSYIALIVMAIQSSPTKRLTLSEIYQFLQARFPFFRGSYQGWKNSVRHNLSLNECFIKLPKGLGRPGKGHYWTIDPGSEFMFEEGSFRRRPRGFRRKCQALKPMYRMMNGIGFGTSILPQSFDFQAPSATLACHSNGYNLDMMSNSMAGGYDGLSGGHHVPHMSPSPGSTYMASCPVPPNGDYGPDSSSSPVPSSPAMASALDGHSPYASTSAHWASSGGSPYIKQQPLASSSPASSGLHSGMSPYSLEQSYLHQNSRDSHSSDISVGIPRYQSHSSVCDRKDFVLNFNGISSFHPSASGSYYHHHHHHHPQSVCQDIKPCVM from the exons ATGACGACCGAGACCCCTCAGCAGCAGCTGGACCCACCGCCTCCTCTGAGATCCAGCCCGGCGTCAGGCGTCCTGCACCCCGCCATGCTGAGCCCACAAGCCGCCTCAGAAAGTTCGTCCAGCGCCATTAAAGGAAAGAAGACGAGCTCTGGTTTACGGCGACCGGAAAAGCCTCCGTACTCCTACATCGCTCTCATCGTGATGGCAATCCAGAGCTCCCCCACCAAACGCCTGACCCTTAGTGAGATATACCAGTTTCTTCAGGCTCGCTTTCCGTTCTTCAGGGGCTCATATCAGGGCTGGAAGAATTCGGTCCGGCATAATTTGTCTCTGAACGAGTGCTTTATCAAGCTGCCCAAAGGGCTGGGCAGGCCGGGGAAAGGCCACTACTGGACCATCGATCCGGGCAGTGAGTTCATGTTCGAGGAGGGCTCGTTTCGTCGCAGACCTAGAGGCTTCAGGCGAAAATGTCAAGCTCTGAAGCCCATGTACCGGATGATGAACGGGATAGGATTCGGCACATCCATCCTTCCGCAGAGTTTTGACTTCCAGGCTCCCTCAGCCACCCTCGCCTGTCACAGCAACGGCTACAACTTGGACATGATGAGCAATTCAATGGCCGGTGGTTACGACGGACTGAGCGGCGGCCACCACGTACCCCACATGTCCCCGAGCCCCGGGTCCACGTACATGGCGAGCTGTCCAGTGCCGCCTAACGGGGATTACGGAccggacagcagcagcagccccgtGCCCTCCTCTCCGGCCATGGCCAGCGCGCTGGACGGTCATTCCCCGTACGCCAGTACGTCCGCACACTGGGCGTCCTCCGGCGGGTCTCCCTATATCAAACAGCAGCCTCTCGCCTCAAGCAGCCCGGCATCCTCCGGGTTACACTCCGGCATGTCTCCATACTCCCTGGAGCAGAGTTATCTCCACCAGAACAGCAGGGACAGCCACTCCAGCGACATTTCAG tgggGATCCCGCGCTATCAAAGCCACTCTTCAGTGTGCGACAGGAAAGATTTCGTGTTAAACTTTAACGGCATCTCCTCCTTCCACCCGTCGGCCAGTGGATCCTactatcaccatcaccaccaccaccacccgcAGAGCGTGTGTCAGGACATCAAACCCTGCGTCATGTGA